In Vibrio mangrovi, the DNA window TCTGATTTTCACACTTACTACCTGAATCAAATGCCAAGATTTCGCCCCATCGGTGTTGCCCGCACTCTGACCGAAGCGCGCAATATGATCCGTCTTTTAAAACCACAACTAATTATATTGGATAACTTTCTGCCTGACGGACGAGGTCTGGATTTGCTAAAAGAAATGATCTCAGGCGGTAGTATGCCCGACGTTATTTTTGTCACTGCAGCTTCAGATATGGAGACCGTCAGAGAAGCTGTTCGCTGTGGTGTTTTTGACTATTTACTCAAACCGATTGCCTACGACCGTTTGCAGGATTCACTGGAACGGTATTTAAAATACACCAGTTCTCTGAAAGCTTCTGACAATTTCAATCAAAGGCACGTTGATGAGTTGCTGAACTTTCAGTCAAAAGCCCAATATCAGGACAATTTGCCCAAAGGTATTGACGAACTGACACTAGATAAAATAAAAGTCATCTATCAGGAAGAGGACGTTACCCACACTGCCGAGTCTCTGGGAAAACTGGTTGGTATCAGTAAAACAACAGCACGAAGATACCTTGAGTACTGCACGTCAACCAGTTTTCTTGAAGCAATCATTCAACATGGGCGGGTCGGCAGACCTGAAAGATTATACCGTCGAAGATAGAAATAGTTACGAGTCAGTCTGGTGACTGGCTCCTTTCTGAATCTGAGTCCAGGCATCTTGCCATAATGTATACATTTCATGACTGAAAAGAAAAAATGAAAGCTGTAACTGATGAAATTCCGGTTCACAGCACACCTTCAATGCGATCAGTGCGGCTTCATGAGGCGGATAC includes these proteins:
- a CDS encoding response regulator — encoded protein: MMDVFDVLIVEDEVSISDFHTYYLNQMPRFRPIGVARTLTEARNMIRLLKPQLIILDNFLPDGRGLDLLKEMISGGSMPDVIFVTAASDMETVREAVRCGVFDYLLKPIAYDRLQDSLERYLKYTSSLKASDNFNQRHVDELLNFQSKAQYQDNLPKGIDELTLDKIKVIYQEEDVTHTAESLGKLVGISKTTARRYLEYCTSTSFLEAIIQHGRVGRPERLYRRR